The nucleotide sequence tgcaCATGTAAAAAATTTGCTATCAGTTCTTTGGCATCTGCGAGTAAGCTGTGAAAGCGGGTCTTTTTCTGTGCCGGTTTGTGTTAGACTCGACTGCTGAACAAAAATGCCCCAGGTAGGCAGGTCCTCTGGCAGCTTTTGTACAGGAACTCGTGCCTGCATGGTGGAAAGCGAGAAGTTGAAAGAGATTTGATCGTGTTCCTCCTGCACGCCCTTGTCTGACCTGTGAGTTTAATGTCTGCTGATGGTCTACCTGAGGGCTGCCTCCTGGAAAGCGAAGCACCAGCTGCCTCCGTGTGCAATCCTACACTTTCAGAACGCAAAGTTCCTCCGTGACATAAAGCCATTCTTAGATGTTCTACAAGGAGTCCTTTCAGTTGCACTTAGCTTTAAAACTGTGCTAATTGTTAAATAATTAGCCTTCTGAGTCAGACATCAGAAGTGTTGGTAAAGGACATAGGCCAGAGAGTCTCTTTTCTATAGCCACACGCTAAATAAAGTCCTTCCCATGACTATGCATTACCAGGTTTTGCATCATCGCTTCCGGTGCTGTTGTTTTGGCAGATTGTTTTGTATTCCTCGGCAAACTCACCCTAAACAGCACACTCAAAAGCTGCCCGATGAAACATCACCCACACTATGGCTGTTACTGTCGTCCAGGAGATCCCACCCATGTTGATCTGAGCTCTGCCCAGGAAGGATCTGGTGCCAGAGGCATGCCAGCAGATGCCCACtccagaggaggaggggaaagccGACCCAAAACACCTTTCCCACCAGATGTTGATGTGTGATCTTGGTCCTGGAGAGCAGCTGGCGTATACCAAGGAGGCTGCCATCTGTAAAATGCCAAATATAGACCTGACCCCCCAGACAGTCCCTGCTGTGGCCAAGACTTCTGGGAGGTCAGTGAAGGATGCAGGTTTTGTAATGCTCCTGTTATTGTGTAACAGGCCTGAATAGAGATAGCCTCTCCTGTTGTCTCTCCTGCCCTCAGACCATGCTCTGTCTCTCCAGAGTGATGCTACAATCCTTTTCCAGTTAGGTATTGACTAAGCaccagcctacacacacaaacacagagagagagagagagagagagagagagagagagagagagagagagagagagagagagagagagagagagagagataaagagagagagatagagagagagataaaagggtAGAAATCCAgtacagaggaagagagtgagagagcgggTGAGAAACATTAGCCTCCATAGAAAGTAAGAAGCGTGTGACATGTGGAACTGAATAAGCAGGTCTCAGCAGTGTGTGGAGGTGCCGCTGAAGCAGTATTTCCACAGTGTAAAAATAGTGCTCTGCCTGCTATTCCACCGCTGGATCTCTGACGTAGACACAGAGGTGTTTTCATGCCATTTGAAGTTTGAGGAATTTGGATATTGGTGTtgacctgcctgtgtgtgtgtgtgtgtgtgtgtgtgtgtgtgtgtgtgtgtgtgtgtgtgtttgtctgagtgagagagggaaaaagataTTCCAATTGAATTGTACTCCCACGTCCATTCCCTGCTGACTCATCTCTACaaggtctgcacacacacaccatcacacacacaccatcacacacacacacacacacaccatcacacacacaccacacacacacacacacacacacacacacacacacacacacacacacacacacacacacacacaaacaaacagacatacactaTAACAACAACATGATTTAGGTGTGAAGATGATATGTATTGTAATTGGTTTACTATATACTCTTCAGTTACTATCATTAAAACTGCTGTGTAGTTGTGCTTGTTTTGTAGTCctaaattgtttttgtttatattgtCAACACACAGGGTGGGAATCCAAAAGTTTCCTCTGTGGCAGATAgtcatggcagagccagagTCTCATGGGCTTGGCTTTATAGGGTTCCGCTGACTGAAAATAACTcccaggcagaaagagagaatgaaagagagagagagagagagggagagggagacagagagagagagatgcatcaGAGCCCACAGGCTGCTGGCTGGAGCTGTAGAAAGTATGGAATTACATCTGTAAAGGAAACTCacaagtgctctccccaattaTGCAATATTGCAATATTGCTTTGATTGGTCTGCTCTGTCCAAATTATTGCACACTCACAAGGAATTAGCATCACATTGCAGCTTTAGCTTTgaagcagagcagaggtggTTATTGATgtttaaaacacacacccacaagctCATAATAGTCAAAGACTAAGGAGTTGTATAAGCAAGAGAAAGACACAAACTCTCTCCATGCACATGTTTGGTTCAGCTGGCCCTTTAAGATCTGTTCACTGTACACCTACATGTTTTAATAACATTTTGATTTGAATTTTAATGCATTTGTTTTTATCATCACCGTGTTATTTTAATCTGCAAGGCTAATGTGAATAGACAAAAGCACAAATGGTGATGGGCTGCTTAGTAAATCACTACTTTCCCCAAACAGCTTTATAGTGGTAACAGCCATTGTTGCTAAAGCCCAGAGAAAGAGTATGATTTGAAGCCTTTCCTCAGTAATTACAGTGGCAGAACTCCAGTGCTGCTGCAGGGAGAGCTATGCCCCTGGTCATGGCTACAGCTCGTGGTCCTCCACTGCAAGCTGGGTTGGCAACCACTTGAGCTCTTGAGTGGGCCATTCTTCTGTAACTAATAATTATGTTATCAGCGTAGCTTTATTTTTAGACAGGCTCTTGATAGCtgaaggtaggcctactattaatTTCAATGCATCTGCCTTGTCCACCTCCTGTTGACCTTCATCTTCTCTGTGTCTCAATTACCAGTCAGGCCCATTATAGTTTTGTTTGATTTTCCTCCCTATTTGGTCAGGCGATGCTATTATTACACTTGGTGTAGGCAGTTATGCTGGTTGCccttatttcattatttatgtatttacttCACAGCTGAGTTCATATGCTAGCTCTTGACCCTGTGTTTGCCTTCTGGGGAGGACTGACATCTTCGGCAACACAatgaataatgataataattacATCAATTAGAAATCTATGTCTACACAGGAGCGTGTTGACCTGCAGGTATAGCATTTCTACGTCACAAAGAACtccactcatgtgtgtgtgtgtgtgtgcaatccacacacagcgacacacaaaaacacacaccaccccagagCTTTAATTGACCTGGATAATTTTGCCAATTAGAGGTCATTGGTGCTGTTTAGTTGCCTTTCATTCTGCCtctcacgcacactcacatacacacgcacatgctctctctctctccctctctctctccctttctctccgcctctgtttctctccctctctcatctccaatCCTCTTTGCGGAAGAACAATACGGTTTGAGTTGGGCAGATAAACTCTAAGGGTCATTACACAGTGCGTCAAAAATTACCATGGCCTAATTACTCAACTGTGGCAGTGCAGGAAAAGTTGTGATGTGCAAGCCAAGTCGTGGAGAGAGAGGCCCTTTAAGTAGGGCACAGAGAACCTTCTGCCTGGTACGATGAGAGAAGAGGGACACTACACGCTGGGCTTTGAAGTGGCGGACCGGCGCTGGACACTGCTCCAGTAATGGAGACTGCCACTGCAATACAGAGCATATCTTACTCTGAGGAAAAGCTGACATATTGGACTTCATGTGGTCTCCCCAATCAcattcatacatgcacacacacacacacacacacacacacacactctctctctctttatctttctctatctccctctcccacactccCACATTTCTGCTTGTGTAGCTTTCCCTGCTGTCCTGTTCTATTTTGTGTCTAATGGCAAAAATTAGAGGCTCTGAGGTTGATGAGACTGTTAACGTTTTAGCTTGCATTGCTAAATTTTCTGGCCATTAGTTCTGCCCTCACacaatctcactctctctccatctctctctctctccttctctctctctctttctttctctctttctctcggtaGCCTCCCCTGAGGTTGTGGTGTGAATTAGGATACTTTCTCGCATGTTAGACTTTTCAGAATGAGACAGTTTGGGGCTAGGGTGAGCCATGGTaacaacagaaaaataaaaagcagCGCTTAAAGATCTCGCTGGAGGTCCTTGTCTTGGCACTAGACAACGCCACTGCGAGGGCCATCTGTGCTcctcagctcctctcctccatgcCCAGATGACGCTTTGTTAAACAaccaggaagagaaagaaacaaaaaatgGGCTCAGGAGAGACATCACCTGACAGTGCATCCCCTCGGCGACCCAGGCTCCGAGCGCTTGACACGAGAGATACACTCATGGCCGAGCAGAGGCCCACTCATGCACGAGTGCGAGGGCCTGGCCTCCTCCGTCGGCCGGGATGACTCAGATGGGTATTCCCTGCGCTGCACGCCTCCCCATCAAGTGAACAAATAGGTGCGGTGTAATCAGAGGTGTTCTGACTGCTCCCGCTCTGTTATTGTAATATGAGCTGACAGTACACAGGGCCGTGTTCCATTACCTCATGGCTGTAACTGCTGTGCACGCTGTCACGCCCCAAAGTCAGAAAAAAAGAGCAAATCAATTCTTCAGAAATGGGGGAAAATACTAAGATGAAACATTTTGCTTGGCTAGTTTGATATTTCAGGTCAGCAAGTAAATGAGAGGTAAAAATCCCTTCCAAAGCTTCGGAGTGCTACATCATCAGCAGTATAATAAAACCTCAGgaaaaaaactgtgtgtgtgtgtgtgtgtgtgtgtgtgtgtgtgtgtgtgtgtgtgtgtgtcacaggttttgacatattttctttttagcCTACATTCCACGGCTGCTCTGTCTTGAGCATCCATGTGGGGAGTTAAAAGCAGCAGGTTCTGGCAGGTCTAAGTCCCCCCAGGGAGCGCGCTCTGGTGGGGGGCCCGGGTCGGGAGAATGTGTGCTACTCAGCCACCACTTGATGATTTATTCACATGCATAAATGGGTGATGGGTGATGTGCAAATGTACACGAGgtgcgggagagagagaaatgctgggagagagagagagagagagagagagagagagagagaaagagagtctacAAGAATATTGTGCAGAGAAGATTAATAGGTTGTGGAGAATATGGAGCACAGCAGCAACCCCAACAACAGACAGCATACTATGAATACATCTAGCTTGCTCCGAGGTTAACCGAGCTACTGtaagaaacgtgtgtgtgtgtgtgtgtgtgtgtgtgtgtgtgtgtgtgtgtgtgtgtgtgtgtgtgtgtgtgtgtgtgtgtgtgtgtgtgcatggtgaagGGGTGGGCTGCTAGAGTGCGAAACATAGAGAAGTATGAAGCAGTACTATTGACTGGTGGAGGAGTGTATGGCAGGGGAGTCATGAGTGGAGGCAGTCAGAGGGAGATGGATGCAGAGGTGGAGTGGCCGATAGAAGGACCTGAACAGAGCCAGTGGACTCAGCTCTCCAGTGGCATTTCATCTTGGCCTGACTCATGTGTGAGTTGGAGGTCACAGGGGCGTGCAGGGGGAAAGACTTCAGTCAGGAAATACACTGCTTCAAATATGCTAACAGTAAAAGAGCATGGGACTATGCTGCTATGCATTTTTGTCCTTTTACTGTTGATTTTGGAATGGGACTCAATACACAGTACTACTCAGTAAGATACATATGCAGAGCATCATCCGTCCTAGCCATTCTAGCTGATTTTGTGAAGACATTTTGCAAAGACTATGTCTGATAACCCAGCATCAATGTTGACGGAAATTTCGCCCCATATGAAATGGCCAacccaaaacaaaataacaaaacaacaagtagAGCGCACTCTTCAGAGCAAACAGAAGTGGACAGGGGAAATAGAGTAGAGATGAGCGGTGTGGTCAGAGACCCAGGAGACTGTGGAAGGCCAGTGGCTTTGGGGGGAACAGCTAGTGTTTTGGGTTTGAGTGGCATGTTCACATCTGCCCTGCCTGACTTAGCAGCCCTCCCTGATGACTGGCAGACCGTGGAGGAACTGCGCCCTGCATCCCCTGTGGCAGCAGAGGGCCGACAGGTGCGATTGATGCTCACCAAAAAAGCACTTAAAATTGTTCAGTCCAGCGGTTAAAATACAGAGGGATGGATGTGGGGGCTGTGGTGTGTGGTTTGGTCAAGGGGTGTAAAAAGCTAGTGAAGTCCAGGTGAAAATTTGAGGCACCAAACTCCTTGCCATAGTCAGATATAAACTCTCCCACCAATGGCCTTTGCTGGTCAGTTAAGGTATATTTGGCAAATTTCCTACCATCCGCTACTCCGAGAAACAGTCTGACTCTATAACTTTTCTGTCATCACTGACATAATTGCCACGTGTACTTTTTTTATATTAGTATAGGCAGTATGCAGCATGTAGGCATGTATGTCTTAGCCAGAACCAGGGAATGATGCAATCCTCCAGAAGTcataaaataaaagactatttttgtttgtttctctgttgTTTTCAACCATGGCAACCATAGGGAAAGAGTGGAGTGAGgtaggggaaagagagatgtcAGATCAGCAATGTGGTATAGAAGACTGACAGTTTTAAAGACTGCTGCACATTCACCAGGCAGCTCATAAGCATGCACTtgttacacactcacactaatcTATGTActccatccctccccctctcattctctctctctctctatgccctATATGCCTTCCTTGTATTGTGTTAAGTATTTTTCTTCTATTTTGTATGTCCTCACCAAAACACACTAAACCTCACTGTAAATAAGACAAAATGACCTGCTGTAGGAGAATGACTGTATGACTGAATGGCAGCAAGATGTTTTTCTCGGTCTTAATGACCCCTCTGGTTAACTGAGAGTTTATATCACATTTTAGTAGGGTTGAAAGCTATTCCTGTTGGCTGCACAAATGGCATTTGATTGGTTTTGCTATAGCCTACAGCACTGGGGACAGGCTTGGAGATTTTCCTGTGAATAATCTGAGTCTGTGATCATGCCAGTCTCCCAAACACAACAATCAAACATTGGCAAGTGGGGATGTTTTGACAAagcatttatttctttatttttggtGAGAACGACCAGATTATTAATAAATGGAGGATGAGCAACAAACAATTaccattaaaaatatattttccacGATCAGTGAAAGAAATGGATGAATAAAGCACACTCTGATATAGggctcatttaaaaaaaatggcatccaggaagagaagaaaaataatcatttaagaaaaaaaacattacgcGTGCATGTAGCGTTATAATGGACAATATTCAGGAGTACCCTAATTTGCATCCGGAATTTCGCCGTGCCCCACGCACAGAGCTCTGTTGCCCGCTGCAGGCAGCGCGCGGGAACGGCACAAGGAACAGTGTACCCGAAAAGCGGAGCGCGGCAAGCACACATACTTTCTATGTCTCTGCTGCAGAAAGATCGAAGTGATATTCGTTCACATACCTATGCACCCCTTGAGAGGAGCAAGGGACAGGGTATAAGTTGGCGAAGTACCCGGTGTGTCCGATGAGTGTGTCTGACCAGATCataaaaactattttaaaaggCTGAAATAAATAAACCACCCCTCCAATGTTCCACATGCATAGTCCTAGGAATTGTTGTGCACATATTTGGTAGCTGAAAATAACCTACTTGGTAGCTGAAAGTTGTGGAACTTTGCTTGAATAGATAATTACATACGGATGAGATCCACATTGGTACATGTCATCATCATTCTCTCCAGGTATACTATGCGTTTCAAGGGCCACAGTTCCGATGTTGTCATTAATGGTCTACCCCAAACATTGGAGAGCGCCCTGACGCGCGCTCCCGGTGCGGCACTCGGCACGCTCAACCACCCGCACCTCCTCCCTCTCAACCATCACCATCGACGCTACCAACACCAAcgtctctcccatctctctccctctcccctcccttcgCGCCCCTTTTCGCTCCCTTTTCCTCAAGCTCGTTTCCGTGACGTCTGAAGAGACCTGATCAGGAACGGCTCTTCGCGGCATGATCCTGCATCCAAGCGATGCTGGTGCAGCAGGGGACTAGACGGCTCTCGGAGCGAACCTGAGCTACAGCTTCTCCCGGCACTGTTGAGTTTTCGGTTGTACGAGGGGACCTGCATCATAAACAAACCTATAGAAAAGCTGGACATTACATGCGCATcacgtcttcatttttttctcttttgccTCAGCCTCAGCgagaagagagagcgagggagagatacagaaagagagagagagagagagagagagagagagagaggaaagagctgAGGAGATGGTGGAAAGACGAGATCCAACAATATTTTAACTAGTGTTTTTCTCTGATGCTACTAAATGCCTCCTCCAAAGAAGGTGAGTGGTGGGATTGTCCGCTTATTTTAAATTCCTAGACACGACATTCAGACTAACCTCTTAGGAATTTGTATTGGCTTAACGGAAATTAGACAAAATAAACAGTTTTAGctgctttttaatttcaaaaATAATCTTCAACATATCTACAACTGGATTTAAATCACCACATTGGTGTACTTTCATGGCGATACGTCTGAATTGACCTCTGGCAAACTATTCAACAGATTGGGCGAAATTTGCTTTAGAATATCCAGATCTCTATTTGCAGTGATGCAATTTGTTCGATGCATTTGACACTGTTTCCATCAGCTGTCTTGTGCAGTCTATTTAGAGATTTGCGTtttcctccctctgtgtgtgtgtgtgtgtgtgtgtgtgtgtgtgtgtgtgtgtttgaatgtgtgtttcaTTCCTATGTATATCTCTTTCAGCCAGCAATCTGACGCTATCTGGGACTGCCCATCTCGACATCCACTCGATTCGGGAGATGTAAAGTTGAAACCCATTAAAACCGAGTAGGTACCCATTCCATCGATCCAAGGGGATGACAGGGCATCCTTGATGAGGTTatgtgttttgcgtgtgtggATTTCAGTAGCTTAACACACGACGTGAGAGACAtatgagaggggaggggggcagcggCATAAAGTATGCTATTCATCGCAGAATGCAGTCACTTTCCTATGGCGGACCGCAGAGAAGCCAACATTTCGCGCCCACTTACTCTCCTTGAAGGACGATTTTGTATTATTCCCGATTTGGTATGCAGCGACGCGTTAGAGACAGGGCACAGTTTCCCCGTGAAAAAGCCGGGAGAGGACAGCCTCTGTGCAAGAGTGAGACTCAGCTCCGGTCGACTATTAGTTTCCTCACCGATCTGCAGATAAAACGCTATTGCGATTACAGCAAATCACGGGTGCTCAGTCTGCGGAAAAGCGAAGTTAGGATCGGAAGGATCAACTTGACATTTACTGGCAACCTTGATACTTCTTTCGGTAAACGTCAATTAATTTAAGTGGGTAACTCCGAATTCAGATGGATTATTGTTCCAGAATTACATGTGCGCTCATGTAGATAAAACGCAACGGATTGGAATGAATCCCTTTTTGTTTAGTCCACCCAACCGAATAAGGGTGCAGGTGCTGGACTGAGAAACGCGGTAGGCTATGTTGTCAAACGTCTTCTGTTCTCTTTGCAATGTGTTCGGGAGTCATGCTGATGGATCCAGTCAGAGTTGCTGTTAACAGGGGTAAGGTTTAATGTATCTCCGGAAACCGCACCTTCGAAATGTCTCAGTGCTGAACGCAAAATGCAATAGCAATATGATGATATGAGTATAATTTTAAAAGAAAGTTGGGCTACTGAAATGGGCACAGACGACTTGTGTTAGTCAACGTTCCTTCCTGTATATTTTTACATGCATTATTAAAAGTCACCTATCATATTGAATAGGTACTTCATTTTGGTTGTGAGGATAACTGATTTTTAttgcagaaaaaaagaaaagaaagatggGCTGTAACAAATTCTACTGTCTAGAGTTTCTGTTTAGGGATGTCCTTCTGAtttgattttctctctctctattccagTGCTGTGAAGTGGCTCTTAGCCGTAGCTTCATCAGGTCTCGGCGGAAGGATGCTGTGGGTAACCCTGCTAAGCACAATAGCTTTAGGATGGACTACGCCGATCCCAATGCTGGACGACTCAGAGGAGATAGACGAGCCTTGCTTTGACCCCTGCTACTGTGAAGTGAAGGAGGGCATTTTCCACGTTCACTGCGACAGCAAAGGATTTACAAATGTCAGTCAAATATCCCAAACATGGACGAGGCCCTTCAAGCTCAACCTACAAAGAAACTCGATGCGCAAGTTGTACTTCAACAGCTTCCTGCATCTAAACAATGCCATATCACTCAACCTGGGGAACAACGCGTTACAGGACATTCATGTTGGTGCGTTCAATGGTCTGAGCAttttgaaaaagcttttcctgCACGAAAATAAACTGGAGGTGTTCAGAAACGACACTTTCTTGGGCCTGGAAAGCCTAGAGTACCTCCAGGCTGATTATAACGTAATTAAAAGAATAGAGAGCGGGGCATTTAGACACCTGCACAAACTCAAAGTACTGATTTTGAATGACAATTTGATACCCGTTCTACCCAATCTGTTATTCAGGTCTGCCTCTCTCACGCACCTTGATCTACGTGGTAACCGGTTAAAGATTCTGCCTTACAAAGGCACACTGGAGTTCATTGGCCGCACTCTCATGGAGATTCAATTAGAAGAGAATCCGTGGAACtgcgtgtgtgagattgtgCAGCTTAAAACGTGGCTTGAACGCATTCCTTACACAGCTTTGGTTGGTGACATTACGTGCGAGCACCCCTTTCACTTCCATGGCAAGGACCTTCGTGAGATTAAACGGAGCGAGCTGTGTCCTTTGCTCTCGGAGGCAGAAGTGGAGGCTAAGCTTGGCATCCCCAAAATACCGTTCAGCAACGAGAATACGTGGCCCACAAAGCCCTCATCAATGCTGTCTTCATTTCACAACACTGCTTCGTCGGTGGAGTACAAAGACAGACCTAAGCCAACCAAAAGGCCCAGACCCACTAAAACTCCACCGACGCCACGCAGTATTTACCCCGGGCCGAACCAGCCACCCATTGCTGGTTATCAAACTAGACCGCCCATTCCTATCATCTGCCCAGCGGGATGTATCTGCAATTTACACATCAATGATTTAGGGCTCACCGTAAATTGTAAAGAGAAAGGCTTTCATAACATATCTGAACTGTTGCCGCGTCCACTAAATGCCAAGAAGTTATACCTGAGTGGAAACTTAATACAAAAAATTTACAGATCGGACTTCTGGAATTTTTCCAGTTTGGATTTACTACACTTGGGCAACAATCGGATATCATACGTTCAAGAGGGTGCATTCATTAACCTGCCTAACTTGAAAAGCCTATATTTAAATGGCAACGACATCGAGAGACTCACTCCAGGCATGTTTCGTGGACTTCAGACTCTGAGTTACTTGTACTTTGAATACAACGTTATACGAGAGATTCAGCCTGCCGCGTTCAGCCTGATGCCGAATCTGCAGCTGGTCTTTCTGAATGACAACCTGCTGCGCACTCTGCCCATTGATGCTTTCGCTGGCACCTCGCTGGCCAGGCTCAACCTGCGCAACAACTACTTCCTCCACCTGCAAGTCAGCGGGGTCCTGGAGCACCTGCACTCTATTGTCCAGATTGACCTCCACCAGAACCCATGGGACTGCTCGTGTGACATCATCCCGCTCAAACAGTGGATGGAGAAGCTCAGCACCGTTATTGTCGTCGGGGAGGTGATCTGCAAGACGCCCGACTTCGCTTTCGGCAAGGATCTGCGCTCCCTTGACGCCGAGGTCATCTGCCCCGATCTGAAGTTCACGGCTCCCTCCGCCGCTTCGCCCGACGACATGACATCCACCAGCACTTTCGGATTAGGATACGCCTCAGCGACTGGCGCTGTCCCTCTCTCGGTGCTGATTCTGAGTCTGTTGATTCTGTTTATCTCCGCCGTGTTTGTGGCTGCTGGTCTGTTCGCCTTCGTCCTAAGAAGACGAAAGAAACTGCCCTTCAGAAAGCGACAGGAGGTGGACCTGACTGGCATCCAGATGCAGTGCAGGATATTCGAAGAGCGGCAGACCGCCTCGCCAGAGAAACCGCCCGGCCACGTCTACGACTACATCCCCCACCCAGTCACACAGATGTGCAACAACCCCATATACAAACCACGAGAGGGAGAAGGTGAAGAACAGTTCGCCGAAACCAaggaaaacaacagcaattatcgAACTCTactggagaaagagaaagaatggaCAATGGCTGTGTCCAATTCTCAACTCAACACCATTGTCACCGTCAATCAGGCGGGGGACATAGCGAGCTTTCACGAAAACGGGGTTCTTTGCCCCACAGTCATAGACAGCCAGAGACCTACCCCCACGGTGGGGTTTGTTGACTGCCTATATGGCACAGTTCCTAAATTAAAGGACATGCACGTTGCACATGCACACCCCCCAGGAATGCAATATCCCGATTTACAGCAAGACGCCAGATTAAAAGAAACATTTCTTTTCACCGCGGGTAAAGGATTTCCCGAGCAGACCCAAAGCGAATACCTCGAGTTAAGGGCCAAACTCCAAACCAAGCCGGATTACCTCGAAGTGTTGGAGAAATCATACCGGTTCTAACCAGAGAATACTTTTTTCTTGATAGCCCAAAAGAATAcggaacaacaaaaaaacagcatgacgaaaaacaacaacaacaacaacaacaacaaaaacatatatattacaaacaaatgttttccCCCAAGTCGTTTTGGAGGAAAGGCCATACTCAGATATTCAATGAAGTGCCTTTTTCAGAGTAGCCAGCAATGTTATCAACCCTTATTTTTATACAAAACAGATTTTTGGTTGCGCAGTGGGAGGCATTCGGAGCGTATAATTCTAAATATTAGACGAAGCCTTCACGCAGTGAGAGCCTTCACATGGTTCGTGTAGGGATCCGCGAGGAGCAGGATGTCTCCATGGCTCGTCTCTCACGCGCGGATATTTGCCCAAGGTCTGGCACAGTTTGTAGAATATTGCAGTTTGCTGCATGCACTCGACTGCAGGGGTGGGTATTGCTCCAAACTATCACTCACATATAATAGAGATACTGCAACGCATTATTGTTCAGTGGTCTATTTCATTTTATAATattacaaaaacagacaaaaaagagTGTCTCTCAAGGACTCACCCAAGGATCAACATTTGTGAATATATAACGACACTGAAGATTTTATGGAATTCAACGCACTTTCTTAAGAAAAATGCTTCTGGATATTATCACTAACGGCTTTGTAGGAAGCACTTTTAATGTTTTCTCTCACAAAGATTTGAAAAAATGTGCATATATTTATTCTGTAATTTCAGTGAAAAATTTAACTTGTAAAGGTAATGTTAAATCAATGTATAGTGATTATGCGTCTGGTATAGCCTTCTTAATAAAACAAACTCTTAAATCAATA is from Alosa alosa isolate M-15738 ecotype Scorff River chromosome 15, AALO_Geno_1.1, whole genome shotgun sequence and encodes:
- the slitrk3a gene encoding SLIT and NTRK-like protein 3 isoform X1; the encoded protein is MPPPKKQSDAIWDCPSRHPLDSGDVKLKPIKTDAVKWLLAVASSGLGGRMLWVTLLSTIALGWTTPIPMLDDSEEIDEPCFDPCYCEVKEGIFHVHCDSKGFTNVSQISQTWTRPFKLNLQRNSMRKLYFNSFLHLNNAISLNLGNNALQDIHVGAFNGLSILKKLFLHENKLEVFRNDTFLGLESLEYLQADYNVIKRIESGAFRHLHKLKVLILNDNLIPVLPNLLFRSASLTHLDLRGNRLKILPYKGTLEFIGRTLMEIQLEENPWNCVCEIVQLKTWLERIPYTALVGDITCEHPFHFHGKDLREIKRSELCPLLSEAEVEAKLGIPKIPFSNENTWPTKPSSMLSSFHNTASSVEYKDRPKPTKRPRPTKTPPTPRSIYPGPNQPPIAGYQTRPPIPIICPAGCICNLHINDLGLTVNCKEKGFHNISELLPRPLNAKKLYLSGNLIQKIYRSDFWNFSSLDLLHLGNNRISYVQEGAFINLPNLKSLYLNGNDIERLTPGMFRGLQTLSYLYFEYNVIREIQPAAFSLMPNLQLVFLNDNLLRTLPIDAFAGTSLARLNLRNNYFLHLQVSGVLEHLHSIVQIDLHQNPWDCSCDIIPLKQWMEKLSTVIVVGEVICKTPDFAFGKDLRSLDAEVICPDLKFTAPSAASPDDMTSTSTFGLGYASATGAVPLSVLILSLLILFISAVFVAAGLFAFVLRRRKKLPFRKRQEVDLTGIQMQCRIFEERQTASPEKPPGHVYDYIPHPVTQMCNNPIYKPREGEGEEQFAETKENNSNYRTLLEKEKEWTMAVSNSQLNTIVTVNQAGDIASFHENGVLCPTVIDSQRPTPTVGFVDCLYGTVPKLKDMHVAHAHPPGMQYPDLQQDARLKETFLFTAGKGFPEQTQSEYLELRAKLQTKPDYLEVLEKSYRF
- the slitrk3a gene encoding SLIT and NTRK-like protein 3 isoform X2 — protein: MLWVTLLSTIALGWTTPIPMLDDSEEIDEPCFDPCYCEVKEGIFHVHCDSKGFTNVSQISQTWTRPFKLNLQRNSMRKLYFNSFLHLNNAISLNLGNNALQDIHVGAFNGLSILKKLFLHENKLEVFRNDTFLGLESLEYLQADYNVIKRIESGAFRHLHKLKVLILNDNLIPVLPNLLFRSASLTHLDLRGNRLKILPYKGTLEFIGRTLMEIQLEENPWNCVCEIVQLKTWLERIPYTALVGDITCEHPFHFHGKDLREIKRSELCPLLSEAEVEAKLGIPKIPFSNENTWPTKPSSMLSSFHNTASSVEYKDRPKPTKRPRPTKTPPTPRSIYPGPNQPPIAGYQTRPPIPIICPAGCICNLHINDLGLTVNCKEKGFHNISELLPRPLNAKKLYLSGNLIQKIYRSDFWNFSSLDLLHLGNNRISYVQEGAFINLPNLKSLYLNGNDIERLTPGMFRGLQTLSYLYFEYNVIREIQPAAFSLMPNLQLVFLNDNLLRTLPIDAFAGTSLARLNLRNNYFLHLQVSGVLEHLHSIVQIDLHQNPWDCSCDIIPLKQWMEKLSTVIVVGEVICKTPDFAFGKDLRSLDAEVICPDLKFTAPSAASPDDMTSTSTFGLGYASATGAVPLSVLILSLLILFISAVFVAAGLFAFVLRRRKKLPFRKRQEVDLTGIQMQCRIFEERQTASPEKPPGHVYDYIPHPVTQMCNNPIYKPREGEGEEQFAETKENNSNYRTLLEKEKEWTMAVSNSQLNTIVTVNQAGDIASFHENGVLCPTVIDSQRPTPTVGFVDCLYGTVPKLKDMHVAHAHPPGMQYPDLQQDARLKETFLFTAGKGFPEQTQSEYLELRAKLQTKPDYLEVLEKSYRF